The Anser cygnoides isolate HZ-2024a breed goose chromosome 19, Taihu_goose_T2T_genome, whole genome shotgun sequence genome contains a region encoding:
- the ABCC3 gene encoding ATP-binding cassette sub-family C member 3 isoform X5: MEVFCGSRFWDSNLSIHTDNPDLTPCFQNTILAWIPSIYLWTALPFYLLYLKRSKRGYIVLSVLSRFKTLFGVLLWCVSWADLFYSFHELLQSRTPPPVYFVTPLIVGITMLLATLLIQYERLRGVQSSGVLIIFWFLSVLCAVGPLRSKIMTTTAQGHVNERFRFATFYIYFALIIIELILSCFKEKPPFFSPVNTDPNPSPELTSGFLSRLTFWWFTSMAILGYKRPLEDKDLWSLNEDDTSKSIVQQLSKEWDKEKAECKQKEDVTYRKKSNHVLNHVGDGPEEAEVLIRDKKHNRKPSFLKALLRTFGPYFLIGSFFKLIQDLLSFVNPQLLSVLISFIKNKDAPAWWGFLIAALMFTCAVLQTLILHQHFQYCFVTGMRLRTGITGVIYRKSLVITNSAKRSSTVGEIVNLMSVDAQRFMDLMTFLNMLWSAPLQIFLALYFLWQALGPSVLAGVAVMVLLIPFNSAIAMKTRAFQVEQMRYKDSRIKLMNEILGGIKVLKLYAWEPSFSEKVLEIRRNELRVLKKSAYLNSLSTFAWISAPFLVALTTFAVYVSVDENNILDAEKAFVSLSLFNILKFPLNMLPQVISNIAQTSVSLKRIQQFLSHDELDPNCVETKVIAPGGEESLQICDLLLWQAKSCAEANLI, translated from the exons gattCAAATCTTTCGATACACACCGATAATCCAGACCTGACGCCGTGTTTCCAGAATACTATCCTAGCATGGATTCCTAGCATTTATCTGTGGACTGCCTTACCCTTTTATCTTCTCTACCTAAAGCGCTCTAAAAGAGGGTACATCGTGCTTTCCGTGTTGAGCAGGTTCAAGACG CTGTTTGGTGTCCTGCTGTGGTGTGTGAGCTGGGCAGATCTCTTCTACTCTTTCCATGAGCTCCTGCAAAGCAGAACACCACCGCCAGTCTATTTTGTGACTCCGTTGATTGTTGGCATCACTATG CTGTTAGCTACATTGCTTATTCAATATGAAAGACTGAGAGGAGTTCAGTCCTCTGGGGTGCTCATTATCTTCTGGTTTTTGTCTGTGCTCTGCGCTGTGGGGCCTCTCCGGTCTAAGATCATGACTACAACAGCACAG gGCCATGTAAACGAAAGGTTCAGGTTTGCCACATTTTACATCTACTTTGCTTTGATAATCATTGAGTTGattctttcatgttttaaagaaaagcctccgtttttttcccctgttaatACAGACCCT AATCCATCTCCAGAGTTAACTTCAGGCTTTCTCTCAAGATTGACATTTTGGTGGTTTACAAG CATGGCAATTCTTGGTTACAAAAGACCCCTTGAAGATAAGGATTTGTGGTCACTGAATGAAGATGATACTTCAAAAAGTATTGTACAACAACTAAGTAAAGAATGGgacaaggaaaaagcagagtgTAAACA GAAAGAAGATGTGACATATAGGAAGAAGTCTAACCATGTGCTGAATCATGTTGGTGATGGTCCAGAGGAGGCAGAAGTTCTGATTAGAGACAAGAAGCACAACAGAAAGCCTTCCTTCCTCAAAGCTTTGTTGAGGACCTTTGGACCATACTTCTTAATCGGCTCCTTCTTCAAGCTGATACAAGACCTACTTTCTTTTGTCAACCCTCAGCTCTTAAG TGTATTAATCAGCTTCATTAAGAACAAAGATGCCCCAGCCTGGTGGGGATTTTTGATTGCAGCTTTGATGTTTACCTGTGCCGTGCTGCAGACTCTCATACTTCACCAGCATTTCCAGTACTGCTTTGTTACTGGGATGAGGCTGAGAACTGGGATCACTGGAGTGATATACAGAAAG TCCTTAGTCATCACAAACTCAGCAAAGCGCTCATCTACTGTTGGAGAAATTGTCAACTTGATGTCAGTGGATGCCCAGCGTTTCATGGATCTGATGACTTTCCTGAATATGTTGTGGTCTGCGCCACTCCAGATATTTCTAGCTTTATATTTCCTCTGGCAG GCTTTAGGGCcttctgtgctggcaggagTTGCTGTGATGGTTTTACTTATCCCATTCAACTCTGCAATAGCAATGAAAACCAGAGCATTCCAG GTGGAACAAATGCGGTATAAAGATTCCCGCATTAAATTAATGAATGAGATTCTGGGTGGCATAAAGGTGTTGAAGCTGTATGCTTGGGAGccatcattttcagaaaaagtgtTGGAGATACGAAGGAATGAGCTGCGAGTTCTGAAAAAATCTGCCTATCTCAATTCTTTGTCCACCTTTGCATGGATCAGCGCACCATTCCTG GTAGCATTGACAACATTTGCTGTATATGTCTCAGTGGATGAGAATAATATCCTGGATGCAGAAAAGGCTTTTGTCTCCCTCTCCTTGTTTAATATCCTGAAGTTTCCCCTCAATATGCTCCCACAAGTCATTAGCAACATTGCACAG aCAAGTGTTTCCCTAAAAAGAATACAGCAGTTCCTGAGTCATGATGAGCTTGATCCAAATTGTGTGGAAACAAAAGTGATTGCACCAG GAGGTGAAGAAAGCCTGCAGATCTGTGACTTGTTATTGTGGCAAGcaaaaagctgtgcagaggcaAATTTAATCTGA
- the ABCC3 gene encoding ATP-binding cassette sub-family C member 3 isoform X4 — MEVFCGSRFWDSNLSIHTDNPDLTPCFQNTILAWIPSIYLWTALPFYLLYLKRSKRGYIVLSVLSRFKTLFGVLLWCVSWADLFYSFHELLQSRTPPPVYFVTPLIVGITMLLATLLIQYERLRGVQSSGVLIIFWFLSVLCAVGPLRSKIMTTTAQGHVNERFRFATFYIYFALIIIELILSCFKEKPPFFSPVNTDPNPSPELTSGFLSRLTFWWFTSMAILGYKRPLEDKDLWSLNEDDTSKSIVQQLSKEWDKEKAECKQKEDVTYRKKSNHVLNHVGDGPEEAEVLIRDKKHNRKPSFLKALLRTFGPYFLIGSFFKLIQDLLSFVNPQLLSVLISFIKNKDAPAWWGFLIAALMFTCAVLQTLILHQHFQYCFVTGMRLRTGITGVIYRKSLVITNSAKRSSTVGEIVNLMSVDAQRFMDLMTFLNMLWSAPLQIFLALYFLWQALGPSVLAGVAVMVLLIPFNSAIAMKTRAFQVEQMRYKDSRIKLMNEILGGIKVLKLYAWEPSFSEKVLEIRRNELRVLKKSAYLNSLSTFAWISAPFLVALTTFAVYVSVDENNILDAEKAFVSLSLFNILKFPLNMLPQVISNIAQTSVSLKRIQQFLSHDELDPNCVETKVIAPGYTISVKNATFSWGKDLKPSLKDLFPPQYKSVGPQWCFGCYCWPCWLWEVFSGVCTPG; from the exons gattCAAATCTTTCGATACACACCGATAATCCAGACCTGACGCCGTGTTTCCAGAATACTATCCTAGCATGGATTCCTAGCATTTATCTGTGGACTGCCTTACCCTTTTATCTTCTCTACCTAAAGCGCTCTAAAAGAGGGTACATCGTGCTTTCCGTGTTGAGCAGGTTCAAGACG CTGTTTGGTGTCCTGCTGTGGTGTGTGAGCTGGGCAGATCTCTTCTACTCTTTCCATGAGCTCCTGCAAAGCAGAACACCACCGCCAGTCTATTTTGTGACTCCGTTGATTGTTGGCATCACTATG CTGTTAGCTACATTGCTTATTCAATATGAAAGACTGAGAGGAGTTCAGTCCTCTGGGGTGCTCATTATCTTCTGGTTTTTGTCTGTGCTCTGCGCTGTGGGGCCTCTCCGGTCTAAGATCATGACTACAACAGCACAG gGCCATGTAAACGAAAGGTTCAGGTTTGCCACATTTTACATCTACTTTGCTTTGATAATCATTGAGTTGattctttcatgttttaaagaaaagcctccgtttttttcccctgttaatACAGACCCT AATCCATCTCCAGAGTTAACTTCAGGCTTTCTCTCAAGATTGACATTTTGGTGGTTTACAAG CATGGCAATTCTTGGTTACAAAAGACCCCTTGAAGATAAGGATTTGTGGTCACTGAATGAAGATGATACTTCAAAAAGTATTGTACAACAACTAAGTAAAGAATGGgacaaggaaaaagcagagtgTAAACA GAAAGAAGATGTGACATATAGGAAGAAGTCTAACCATGTGCTGAATCATGTTGGTGATGGTCCAGAGGAGGCAGAAGTTCTGATTAGAGACAAGAAGCACAACAGAAAGCCTTCCTTCCTCAAAGCTTTGTTGAGGACCTTTGGACCATACTTCTTAATCGGCTCCTTCTTCAAGCTGATACAAGACCTACTTTCTTTTGTCAACCCTCAGCTCTTAAG TGTATTAATCAGCTTCATTAAGAACAAAGATGCCCCAGCCTGGTGGGGATTTTTGATTGCAGCTTTGATGTTTACCTGTGCCGTGCTGCAGACTCTCATACTTCACCAGCATTTCCAGTACTGCTTTGTTACTGGGATGAGGCTGAGAACTGGGATCACTGGAGTGATATACAGAAAG TCCTTAGTCATCACAAACTCAGCAAAGCGCTCATCTACTGTTGGAGAAATTGTCAACTTGATGTCAGTGGATGCCCAGCGTTTCATGGATCTGATGACTTTCCTGAATATGTTGTGGTCTGCGCCACTCCAGATATTTCTAGCTTTATATTTCCTCTGGCAG GCTTTAGGGCcttctgtgctggcaggagTTGCTGTGATGGTTTTACTTATCCCATTCAACTCTGCAATAGCAATGAAAACCAGAGCATTCCAG GTGGAACAAATGCGGTATAAAGATTCCCGCATTAAATTAATGAATGAGATTCTGGGTGGCATAAAGGTGTTGAAGCTGTATGCTTGGGAGccatcattttcagaaaaagtgtTGGAGATACGAAGGAATGAGCTGCGAGTTCTGAAAAAATCTGCCTATCTCAATTCTTTGTCCACCTTTGCATGGATCAGCGCACCATTCCTG GTAGCATTGACAACATTTGCTGTATATGTCTCAGTGGATGAGAATAATATCCTGGATGCAGAAAAGGCTTTTGTCTCCCTCTCCTTGTTTAATATCCTGAAGTTTCCCCTCAATATGCTCCCACAAGTCATTAGCAACATTGCACAG aCAAGTGTTTCCCTAAAAAGAATACAGCAGTTCCTGAGTCATGATGAGCTTGATCCAAATTGTGTGGAAACAAAAGTGATTGCACCAG GCTACACCATCAGTGTTAAAAATGCAACGTTCAGCTGGGGAAAGGACCTTAAGCCGTCTTTGAAAGA CCTGTTTCCTCCACAGTATAAATCTGTTGGTCCCCAATGGTGCTTTGGTTGCTATTGTTGGCCATGTTGGCTGTGGGAAGTCTTCTCTGGTGTCTGCACTCCTGGGTGA